A region of Papaver somniferum cultivar HN1 unplaced genomic scaffold, ASM357369v1 unplaced-scaffold_160, whole genome shotgun sequence DNA encodes the following proteins:
- the LOC113337540 gene encoding uncharacterized protein LOC113337540 yields the protein MDITGTRWFSPGFYQTQWQLVKDDGINPNPERTILKARSFISEHTTQINLHHNTTTRVSRRNIHWLSPPDDVVKINIDGSYSYSNNTGGIGLMVRNFAGEHQAAECIYLTDVGSAAQAECMGLWEAVKLAQSLNMKKVHFELDAKTVVEAVNNNVSIDWQLLNFVKDIQSFFSSFSFWKCSYIPKESNKVADILSKLARENDLSIAWSSYSPLEIRAQLALEKSLVLN from the exons ATGGACATCACCGGGACCAGATGGTTTTCCCCTGGGTTCTACCAAACTCAATGGCAATTAGTGAAGGACGAT GGCATTAATCCTAATCCAGAGAGAACTATCTTAAAGGCTCGGAGCTTTATTAGTGAGCATACAACACAAATTAACTTGCATCATAATACCACGACTAGAGTTTCCCGTAGAAATATACATTGGTTATCACCTCCTGATGATGTTGTTAAGATTAATATTGATGGTTCTTACTCGTATTCTAATAACACAGGTGGAATTGGACTAATGGTTCGAAATTTTGCAGGCGAGCATCAGGCAGCTGAATGCATCTACTTAACGGACGTTGGGAGTGCTGCGCAAGCCGAGTGCATGGGACTATGGGAAGCTGTCAAGCTAGCGCAAAGTCTGAACATGAAGAAAGTGCATTTTGAACTTGACGCAAAGACGGTGGTGGAAGCAGTCAATAACAATGTATCCATCGACTGGCAATTGCTTAATTTTGTGAAAGATATTCAATCTTTTTTTAGTAGTTTTAGTTTTTGGAAATGTTCATACATTCCCAAGGAAAGTAATAAAGTGGCAGACATCCTCTCTAAACTAGCTAGAGAGAATGATCTATCTATAGCCTGGTCTAGTTACTCTCCGTTAGAAATTAGAGCACAGCTTGCTCTGGAAAAATCTCTTGTATTGAACTAA
- the LOC113337496 gene encoding uncharacterized protein LOC113337496, whose translation MEDSTLTTIEFLRARLLSERSASKMAKQKADELAKRVVELEERLISVSLERKKTEKETEEVLTILENNGISDFMEALDSSSDEEQIQVESGQDTTNSSSESSTLPIGRSLSWKSNSGNSSSAENRCANQARRREGRFLSTSGSSSKPRLGKSCRQIKRMDLRSPADDVDDESPRLYSPANGFDNGSGSSTGHYENSSKNSETGLIENVEDSVKCLGSDLVEYRSEGTSASVNVNESRSDAGLENELGDQTKLIGWYGAEEIAQREWEEKFREDGSCTPDSREHGGNQSDITEERNEVGAKDESLDIISSYGKEAKSAAEEAYYRRNQENLKTVSIPATPCLNTGYPEILRSNCMPFNKSLTSFPDYPFNNEVMDLGSTAIGNQKYEECPSFTSSRGSSSGRQVQRCVSYYEGNISREETFRSVHNRQQKVEEWSSYSPLRGSSSGQQVQRSASFTQGDTYRGRSLRSVQKPQQRNQEMSPYTSPSGSSSGRQVQRSSFHDGGDSFREVTSRDSQKYNQPMQLCGTPTNLGSVLDELQRAKLSLKHELIRSPSPTLAICPPPLLGYTGSSPFPALTVGNSMEIVPLGCDSLFRVPTDMHSLGNNRTLRVGSPGPALPLGKLGNCSGTHFVTGRRAYI comes from the exons ATGGAGGACTCAACCTTGACAACTATTGAATTTCTTAGAGCTCGTTTGCTTTCGGAGAGATCCGCATCTAAAATGGCAAAGCAAAAAGCAGATGAATTGGCAAAAAGA GTGGTCGAATTGGAAGAACGGCTAATAAGTGTGAGCCTTGAAAGGAAGAAAACTGAGAAGGAAACAGAAGAGGTTTTAACAATTTTGGAAAATAATGGAATTAGTGATTTCATGGAGGCACTGGATTCGAGTTCGGATGAGGAACAAATACAAGTAGAATCGGGACAGGATACTACTAATTCATCCAGTGAAAGTTCCACATTACCTATTGGTAGAAGTTTATCATGGAAAAGCAATAGTGGTAATTCGAGTTCTGCTGAAAACAGATGTGCGAATCAAGCTAGGAGGAGGGAAGGCAGATTTTTATCTACTAGTGGGTCTTCTTCAAAGCCACGTTTAGGGAAATCATGTCGGCAAATAAAGCGTATGGATTTGAG ATCACCAGCTGATGACGTAGACGATGAGTCTCCACGGCTCTATTCTCCAGCAAATGGATTTGATAATGGGTCAGGAAGCAGCACTGGTCATTATGAAAACAGCTCTAAGAATTCAGAAACAGGACTAATTGAGAATGTAGAAGATTCTGTGAAATGTTTAGGATCAGATTTGGTAGAATATCGAAGTGAAGGCACATCCGCTAGCGTCAATGTAAATGAAAGTAGAAGTGATGCAGGCCTGGAGAATGAATTAGGAGACCAGACCAAGCTCATAGGTTGGTATGGAGCAGAGGAGATTGCGCAGAGAGAATGGGAAGAGAAGTTCAGAGAAGATGGTAGCTGTACTCCG GATTCTCGTGAGCATGGTGGGAATCAATCAGATATCACCGAAGAAAGAAATGAGGTCGGAGCAAAGGATGAATCTTTGGACATAATCTCTTCTTATGGTAAAGAAGCAAAGTCTGCGGCAGAAGAGGCTTACTACAGAAGAAATCAAGAGAACTTGAAAACTGTCTCTATACCTGCTACTCCATGTCTTAACACAGGTTACCCAGAGATTTTGCGTTCCAACTGTATGCCTTTCAACAAATCACTCACCAGTTTTCCTGATTATCCGTTCAATAATGAAGTAATGGATCTTGGATCCACAGCAATTGGTAACCAGAAATACGAGGAATGTCCATCGTTTACATCTTCGCGTGGGTCTTCCAGCGGCCGTCAAGTACAGAGATGTGTTTCGTACTATGAAGGTAATATTTCCAGAGAAGAAACTTTTAGAAGTGTTCATAATCGCCAACAGAAGGTTGAAGAATGGTCATCATATTCACCTCTGCGTGGGTCTTCCAGTGGCCAACAAGTGCAGAGATCTGCATCGTTTACTCAAGGGGATACTTACAGAGGAAGAAGTTTGAGAAGTGTTCAAAAGCCCCAACAGAGGAATCAAGAAATGTCACCTTATACATCTCCCAGTGGGTCTTCCAGTGGCCGTCAAGTGCAGAGATCTTCATTCCATGATGGTGGGGATAGTTTCAGAGAAGTAACTTCCAGAGACAGTCAAAAGTACAACCAGCCAATGCAACTGTGTGGAACACCCACCAACTTGGGATCTGTTTTGGACGAACTTCAGAGAGCAAAGTTATCACTGAAGCATGAACTCATTAGATCACCTTCACCAACCTTAGCTATATGTCCACCCCCATTGCTGGGATACACAGGATCTTCTCCTTTTCCCGCACTTACCGTTGGAAATTCAATGGAGATCGTCCCCCTAGGGTGTGATTCTCTGTTTAGAGTGCCAACTGATATGCATTCACTAGGTAATAATAGAACTCTTCGAGTCGGATCGCCAGGACCAGCCCTACCCCTTGGCAAACTAGGCAATTGCTCAGGGACTCATTTTGTGACAGGGAGGAGGGCCTACATCTAA